From the genome of Phalacrocorax aristotelis chromosome 15, bGulAri2.1, whole genome shotgun sequence, one region includes:
- the DRC10 gene encoding dynein regulatory complex protein 10, whose protein sequence is MATGDPAVLQVPPQDGKQRSKPLEKGPATPEKATITLDAMKMLDPRRLKPDSIETERIITVLDETIAKLELSSLIPHIIDSLDRFADVLGPEITNSLIEHQKLSNEMEHLLASSEEEDTMRAEEQRGCLCLLEQRLKCSVRNVLRLLRANPSLCQALKYEAWVRESPAKAFIKAFGEFRNFMLERLLTSPVEEEGKIQLMEAISLQIKKNTEAITALQAELAAAIRTQEEEIHKKDNVIKDLKNTMQDLTKDFKAGIQQIKQEGEKQQKEKLQASQARCARLQQDVQQLGAQLSALVLEHRASELALRKRKCRVEMEIVNWIQKYDADMGEKQAECEEVHAAYAEEKAQLSLLMEKHAVLLQEYSQIEEERRICQNKEEQALKELNTMSLAATRIQAFWRGYLVRCFFKSKRKKKKKSKSKKTKK, encoded by the exons ATGGCAACAGGGGATCCAGCTGTGCTCCAAGTCCCACCTCAGGATGGGAAGCAAAGAAGCAAGCCCCTGGAGAAGGGCCCGGCAACTCCAGAGAAGGCAACAATCACATTAGATGCCATGAAGATGTTAGATCCACGTCGGTTAAAACCTGATAGCATTGAGACAGAAAGAATCATAACTGTCTTGGATGAGACAATTGCCAAGCTGGAGCTGAGCAGTTTGATCCCACATATTATCGACTCTCTGGACAGGTTTGCTGATGTGCTGGGACCTGAGATCACAAACAGCCTGATCGAGCACCAAAAGCTTTCAAATGAAATGGAGCACCTACTTGCCAGCTCAGAAGAAGAGGACACCATGAGAGCTGAGGAACAACGGGGCTGTCTCTGCTTGCTAGAGCAACGTCTGAAATGTTCTGTTAGAAATGTCCTGAGGCTCTTGAGGGCCAACCCTTCGCTTTGCCAGGCTCTGAAGTACGAAGCCTGGGTAAGAGAGTCACCAGCTAAAGCATTTATCAAAGCCTTTGGGGAGTTCAGGAACTTCATGCTTGAGAGACTCCTGACTAGTCctgtggaagaggaaggaaagattCAGCTCATGGAAGCCATCTCCCTCCAGattaagaaaaacactgaagcaaTCACAGCTTTACAGGCAGAACTGGCAGCAGCAATCCGGACTCAAGAGGAGGAG ATTCACAAGAAGGATAATGTAATCAAAGACCTCAAAAACACCATGCAAGATCTGACCAAAGACTTCAAAGCTGGCATCCAGCAGATcaagcaggaaggagaaaaacagcagaaagagaagcTGCAAGCCTCGCAGGCCAGGTGTGCCAGGCTACAGCAGGATGTTCAGCAGCTAGGAGCACAACTCAGTGCACTTGTACTGGAGCATCGAGCATCAGAGCTGGCTCTCAGAAAG aGGAAGTGCAGAGTGGAGATGGAAATTGTGAACTGGATCCAGAAATATGATGCGGACATGGGAGAAAAACAG GCTGAGTGTGAAGAGGTTCATGCTGCCTATGCTGAGGAGAAGGCCCAGCTGTCCCTCCTGATGGAGAAACACGCCGTGCTTCTCCAGGAGTATTCCCAGATTGAGGAGGAGCGCAGGATATGTCAGAATAAAGAGGAGCAGGCTTTGAAGGAATTGAACACTATGTCCCTTGCTGCCACCCGCATCCAGGCTTTCTGGAGAGGCTACTTGGTCCGGTGCTTCTTCAAgtcaaaaaggaagaagaagaagaagagcaagagcaagaagaccaagaaataa